A genome region from Populus alba chromosome 3, ASM523922v2, whole genome shotgun sequence includes the following:
- the LOC118028808 gene encoding UPF0481 protein At3g47200-like: MEPRSFSSNSAIAFSGTCCIYEVPERLRELNEKAYTPRVVSIGPIHHGNEKLKAMQDHKIMYLQEFLARTGVSVEIFFEFIEEKETILRNCYAETFEFSSEDFIKMILMDAAFVIMFLLKCKYTELRGSRDNIFYPPYKTVEVRLDICLLENQLPFFILEELCGLSPVFGISPKATLIELTHWFFSHEWGSWAVGEFLEKIDFSEAKHLVDFLTIYHQPTEQQQYEEPEVITAPSIKELHQAGVKFVLSSSKHLLDIKFDKNKRVLEIPQLQFVDDSEIFSTNKMVCGDVLFSSKVSLKIILNGKAYTPQVISIGPLHYGKGELIEMEEHKILDLREFLELSKVRVRDFIAAIAESETRLRSCYAETFDKLSKEEFVEMVLLDCSFLTMLFLKALSPGIQIRNIDRIFNKPWMLDEISIDLCLLENQLPFFIVEDLFNLSKIQHHCEEYSMIELTYAFLLAAWQSWVAEEILEQINLLKVEHFVDFLRICQQPAQEMQPKKLANLTTPSVAELHRAGIKFKLGSSINPLLIKFDDNKGTLEIPQLKIGDHAEILFRNLQAFEQCNYDANKYVCNYITMLSLLVPDAKDVEILVKEGIIENWLHDNDAVSRLFRNLSKENVINVNNFYFSGVVEDLNKYYSKRVHKWKAALKQKYFRNPWTLISAVAAAVLVILTIIQTVCSIIQVV, encoded by the exons ATGGAACCCAGATCATTCTCCAGTAATTCTGCAATTGCTTTCTCCGGCACGTGTTGTATATATGAAGTTCCTGAGCGATTACGCGAGTTGAACGAAAAGGCCTACACACCTCGTGTAGTCTCCATAGGCCCAATTCACCATGGTAATGAGAAGCTAAAAGCCATGCAAGACCACAAAATAATGTACCTGCAGGAATTCCTTGCCCGGACCGGGGTAAGTGtggagattttttttgaatttattgaggagAAGGAAACAATATTGCGTAATTGCTATGCGGAAACCTTTGAGTTTAGTAGCGAAGACttcataaaaatgatattaatggaTGCTGCCTTCGTCATTATGTTTTTGCTGAAGTGCAAGTACACAGAATTAAGAGGAAGCAGAGACAACATTTTCTATCCTCCATACAAGACTGTAGAAGTAAGGCTTGATATCTGTTTGCTTGAAAATCAGCTCCCGTTCTTCATCCTCGAGGAGTTGTGTGGACTATCCCCTGTATTCGGGATTTCTCCAAAAGCTACACTGATTGAGCTTACTCATTGGTTCTTTTCACATGAATGGGGTTCATGGGCAGTGGGGgaatttttggagaaaataGATTTCTCCGAAGCGAAACATTTGGTTGACTTTCTTACAATTTATCATCAGCCAACTGAACAGCAACAGTATGAGGAACCTGAGGTTATAACCGCACCCAGTATAAAGGAGCTCCACCAAGCGGGGGTCAAGTTTGTGTTGAGTTCAAGCAAACATCTTCTTGacattaaatttgataaaaataaaagggtacTAGAAATTCCACAATTACAGTTTGTTGACGACTCAGAAATTTTCTCAACAAACAAAATGGTGTGTGGCGACGTACTTTTCTCTTCAAAGGTCTCGTTAAAGATC ATATTGAATGGAAAGGCTTACACACCTCAAGTAATCTCCATTGGCCCACTTCACTACGGAAAAGGAGAGCTAATAGAAATGGAAGAGCATAAGATACTGGACCTGAGGGAATTTCTTGAATTGAGCAAGGTAAGGGTGAGGGATTTTATTGCAGCTATTGCAGAGAGCGAGACTAGATTGCGTAGTTGTTATGCAGAAACCTTCGATAAACTAAGTAAAGAGGAATTTGTGGAAATGGTGTTGCTGGATTGCTCCTTTCTCACTATGCTCTTTCTGAAAGCATTGTCCCCTGGTatccaaattagaaatattGACCGCATATTCAATAAACCATGGATGCTAGATGAAATAAGTATTGATTTGTGCTTGCTTGAAAATCAGCTTCCATTCTTCATTGTTGAGGACTTGTTCAATCTATCCAAAATACAGCACCATTGTGAGGAATATTCCATGATTGAGCTTACTTACGCGTTCTTACTTGCTGCGTGGCAATCATGGGTGGCAGAGGAAATTTTGGAGCAAATCAATTTGCTTAAAGTAGAGCATTTTGTTGACTTTCTAAGAATCTGTCAGCAGCCAGCACAGGAGATGCAGCCAAAGAAACTTGCGAATCTAACCACTCCAAGTGTAGCAGAGCTCCATCGGGCTGGAATCAAGTTCAAGTTAGGGTCCAGCATAAACCCCCTCCTCATAAaatttgatgataataaaggGACGTTGGAAATCCCACAGTTAAAGATAGGCGATCACGCAGAAATCCTGTTCAGAAATCTCCAAGCTTTTGAGCAATGCAATTACGATgctaataaatatgtatgtaaCTATATTACCATGCTCTCTTTGCTTGTCCCCGATGCCAAGGACGTGGAAATACTTGTTAAAGAAGGAATTATAGAAAATTGGCTCCATGATAATGACGCAGTTTCACGCCTTTTTCGCAATCTTTCCAAGGAAAATGTTATCAACGTCAACAATTTCTACTTTTCTGGTGTAGTTGAAGATCTGAACAAGTACTACAGTAAGCGGGTACACAAATGGAAGGCAGCCTTGAAGCAGAAATATTTCCGTAATCCATGGACTCTAATCTCTGCTGTAGCAGCTGCTGTTCTAGTCATACTCACTATCATACAGACAGTGTGCTCGATCATTCAAGTTGTTTGA
- the LOC118028800 gene encoding UPF0481 protein At3g47200-like: MGDGGTSSTKDIEKLAKSVKKELEISYAFSDTCCIYEVPERLRELNEKAHTPRLVSIGPIHHGKGKLKAMEDHKRIYLQEFIARSEVSVEGFIEFIKENETRLRNCYAETIEFSSEYFIKMILMDAAFVILFLLKYNYSNFRRRRDSIFYPPYKWFDVRVDICLLENQLPFFILEELYRLSTIFSNPPKPTLIELTHGFFSREWDSWAVGDILGKVDFSEVKHLVDFLTIYHRPTEQQQYAEPGVITAPSIKELQQAGVKNHDQEYVGDYVFLMGLFLGASKDVEILVENRIIENWLSSKEEVVQLFYNLQKENLVSADDFLFKGRIKDLNAFCKKPWNKWKANLKQKYFNTPWAAVSVLAS; the protein is encoded by the exons ATGGGAGATGGTGGAACATCAAGCACTAAAGATATTGAGAAATTAGCCAAATCTGTGAAGAAAGAGCTGGAAATCTCATATGCTTTCTCCGACACATGTTGTATATATGAAGTTCCTGAGCGATTACGCGAGTTGAACGAAAAGGCCCACACACCTCGATTAGTCTCCATAGGCCCAATTCACCATGGTAAAGGGAAGCTAAAAGCCATGGAAGACCACAAAAGAATTTACCTGCAAGAATTCATTGCCCGGAGCGAGGTAAGTGTAGAgggttttattgaatttattaaggaGAATGAAACAAGATTGCGTAATTGCTATGCGGAAACCATTGAGTTTAGTAGCGAATACttcataaaaatgatattaatggaTGCTGCCTTCGTCATTTTGTTCTTGCTGAAGTACAATTACAGTAACttcagaagaagaagagacagCATTTTCTATCCTCCATACAAGTGGTTTGATGTAAGGGTTGATATCTGTTTGCTTGAAAATCAGCTCCCGTTCTTCATCCTTGAGGAGTTGTATAGACTATCCACTATATTCAGCAATCCTCCAAAACCTACACTGATTGAGCTTACTCACGGGTTCTTTTCACGTGAATGGGATTCATGGGCAGTAGGGGACATTTTGGGGAAAGTAGATTTCTCCGAAGTCAAACATTTGGTTGACTTTCTTACAATTTATCATCGGCCAACTGAACAGCAACAGTATGCGGAACCTGGGGTTATAACCGCACCCAGTATAAAGGAGCTCCAACAAGCCGGGGTCAA AAATCATGATCAGGAATATGTTGGTGACTATGTCTTCCTGATGGGTCTCTTTCTCGGTGCCAGTAAGGATGTGGAAATCCTTGTTGAAAATCGTATTATAGAAAACTGGCTATCATCTAAAGAGGAAGTGGTACAGCTCTTTTACAATCTCCAGAAAGAAAATTTAGTGTCGGCCGATGATTTTCTCTTTAAAGGTCGCATTAAAGATCTGAATGCGTTCTGCAAGAAGCCATGGAACAAGTGGAAGGCAAATTTAAAGCAAAAGTATTTCAATACCCCATGGGCAGCAGTCTCTGTCTTAGCCTCTTAG
- the LOC118028770 gene encoding UPF0481 protein At3g47200-like, whose protein sequence is MKKSKEYIGRRTENQTHKKILYGEICMLTDSPLTNNANNFVTILIPNLLTLGSIRIVDIFTRLDICLLENQLPFFILEELYRLSTIFGNSRKPTPIELSHWFFSCQWDFWAPEDILGKVDSSEVKHLVDFLSIYHRPTEQQQYAEPGVITAPSIKELHQAGVKFVLSSSKHLLDIKFDRKKGRLEIPRLQLVDNSEIIIRNLQAFEQCHRLKHGYVSAYIFLMGVFLRASKDVEILVENRIVENWLLSNEEVVKLFYNLNIGNLLSRDDFLFKGLIKDLNAFCERPWNKWKATLKQDYFNTPWAALSVSGAVILLILTVLQSVCSILEVV, encoded by the exons ATGAAGAAGAGCAAAGAGTATATAGGAAGAAGAACAGAGAATCAAACT CATAAGAAGATACTATACGGAGAAATATGCATGCTAACAGATTCTCCTTTAACAAATAATGCTAACAACTttgtaacaatattaattcCTAATCTTCTGACACTTGGCAGCATTAGGATCGTTGATATCTTCACAAGGCTTGATATTTGTTTGCTTGAAAATCAGCTCCCGTTCTTCATCCTCGAGGAGTTGTATAGACTATCCACTATATTCGGCAATTCTCGAAAACCTACACCGATTGAGCTTAGTCATTGGTTCTTTTCATGTCAATGGGATTTTTGGGCACCAGAGGACATTTTGGGGAAAGTAGATTCCTCCGAAGTGAAACATTTGGTTgactttctttcaatttatcatCGGCCAACTGAACAGCAACAGTATGCGGAACCTGGGGTTATAACCGCACCCAGTATAAAGGAGCTCCACCAAGCGGGGGTCAAGTTTGTGTTGAGTTCAAGCAAACATCTTCTTGACATAAAATTCGATAGAAAGAAAGGGAGACTAGAAATCCCACGATTACAGTTAGTTGACAACTCAGAAATCATAATCAGGAATTTGCAAGCCTTTGAGCAGTGCCATCGCCTGAAACATGGTTATGTTAGTGCCTATATCTTCTTGATGGGTGTCTTTCTCCGTGCCAGTAAGGATGTGGAAATACTTGTTGAAAATCGTATTGTAGAAAACTGGCTACTGTCTAATGAGGAAGTGGTAAAACTATTTTACAATCTCAACATAGGAAATTTACTGTCGCGAGATGATTTTCTCTTTAAAGGTCTCATTAAAGATCTGAATGCATTCTGCGAAAGGCCATGGAACAAGTGGAAGGCAACTTTAAAGCAAGATTATTTCAATACCCCATGGGCAGCACTCTCTGTCTCAGGAGCTGTTATTCTTCTCATCCTGACTGTCCTACAATCCGTCTGCTCTATACTTGAAGTAGTTTAG
- the LOC118028631 gene encoding histone H3.2 has product MARTKQTARKSTGGKAPKNQLATKAARKSAPATGGVKKPHRFRPGTVALREIRKYQKSTELLIRKLPFQRLVREIAQDFKTDLRFQSSAVAALQEAVEAYLVGLFEDTNLCAIHAKRVTIMPKDIQLARRIRGERA; this is encoded by the coding sequence ATGGCTCGCACAAAGCAAACAGCAAGAAAATCCACGGGAGGAAAAGCCCCAAAGAATCAGCTAGCCACCAAGGCAGCCAGGAAGTCAGCTCCAGCCACAGGAGGAGTGAAGAAGCCCCACCGTTTCAGGCCAGGAACGGTGGCGCTGAGAGAAATTAGGAAGTACCAGAAGAGCACTGAGCTGTTAATAAGGAAACTGCCATTTCAAAGGCTGGTGAGGGAAATAGCCCAGGATTTCAAGACAGACTTGAGGTTCCAAAGCAGTGCCGTAGCAGCCCTTCAAGAGGCAGTAGAGGCATATCTTGTTGGGTTGTTTGAGGATACAAACTTGTGTGCTATTCATGCTAAGAGGGTCACCATTATGCCTAAAGATATCCAGTTAGCCCGTAGGATTAGAGGAGAGAGGGCTTAG